In Sphingomonas sp. LR60, the following are encoded in one genomic region:
- the rpoB gene encoding DNA-directed RNA polymerase subunit beta has protein sequence MATNPIDAGTARTEKALNGAGTRKRRIRKVFGNIHEVVQMPNLIEVQRESYEQFLRSDPSINYVSGLEKTLRSVFPIRDFAGTAELDFVNYELEPPKFDVEECRQRGITYAAPMRVTLRLIVFEVDPDTETRSVLDIKEQDVYMGDMPLMTENGTFFINGTERVIVSQMHRSPGVLFDHDRGKTHASGKYLFAARVIPYRGSWLDFEFDAKDIVNVRIDRKRKLPVTALLYALGMNGEEILNQFYNRVTFVRGQGGWQIPFQVESWRGVKPTFDIVDAKSGEVIFAAGTKITPRAANKAGKDGLETLLIPTEEIYGRYSAYDLINAATGEIYVEAGDEIGPENLEKLDKAGIDRIELLDIDHVATGPWIRNTLKADKAEEREQALSDIYRVMRPGEPPTLETAESLFAGLFFDPDRYDLSAVGRVKLNMRLELDAPDTHTTLRTEDILAVVKTLVGLKDGKGEIDDIDNLGNRRVRSVGELLENQYRVGLLRMERAVKERMSSVDVSTVMPNDLINAKPAVAAVREFFGSSQLSQFMDQTNPLSEVTHKRRVSALGPGGLTRERAGFEVRDVHPTHYGRICPIETPEGPNIGLINSLSTFARVNKYGFIETPYRKIVDGKVTNEVVYLSAMEEQKHTVAQASAELNEDGSFAEELVSARQAGEFLMALPETVTLMDVSPKQLVSVAASLIPFLENDDANRALMGSNMQRQAVPLVRAEAPFVGTGMEETVARDSGAAISAKRAGIVDQVDAARIVVRATGEVDAGKSGVDIYTLMKFQRSNQSTCINQRPLVKVGDVVNAGDCIADGPSTEFGELALGRNALVAFMPWNGYNYEDSILISERIVKDDVFTSIHIDEFEVMARDTKLGPEDITRDIPNVGEEALRNLDEAGIVYVGAEVEPGDILVGKITPKGESPMTPEEKLLRAIFGEKASDVRDTSLRLPPGVAGTIVDVRVFNRHGIDKDERAMAIEREEIERLKKDSDDERTILNRATWSRLREMLLGQVATAAPKGVKKGVTIDMDVLDSVERHEWWKFAVADDAVQSNLEAVKGQYDEAAKRIRDKFEDRREKLERGDELPPGVLKMVKVFVAVKRKLQPGDKMAGRHGNKGVISRILPAEDMPFLADGTPVDLVLNPLGVPSRMNVGQIFETHLGWAARGLGQQIKHALEDWRDANPDAKAGEMPDVVKDRLRTVYGEHYLDDIDSRDAGEIIELAQNLTPGVPMGTPVFDGAVEKDVSDMLELAGLDTSGQSDLFDGRTGDKFDRKVTVGIIYMLKLHHLVDDKIHARSIGPYSLVTQQPLGGKAQFGGQRFGEMEVWALQAYGAAYTLQEMLTVKSDDVVGRTKVYEAIVKGDDTFEAGIPESFNVLVKEMRSLGLNVDLKSMEEAQDDGMAEAAE, from the coding sequence ATGGCGACCAATCCGATCGACGCGGGCACCGCGCGGACCGAGAAGGCTCTGAACGGGGCGGGCACGCGCAAGCGTCGCATCCGCAAGGTTTTCGGCAACATCCACGAAGTGGTGCAGATGCCGAACCTGATCGAGGTCCAGCGCGAGAGCTATGAGCAGTTCCTGCGTTCCGATCCGTCGATCAACTATGTCTCGGGTCTCGAGAAGACGCTGCGCAGCGTGTTCCCGATCCGCGACTTCGCCGGCACCGCCGAGCTGGACTTCGTCAATTACGAGCTGGAGCCGCCGAAGTTCGACGTCGAGGAATGCCGTCAGCGCGGCATCACCTATGCAGCGCCGATGCGCGTCACGTTGCGCCTGATCGTGTTCGAGGTGGATCCCGATACGGAGACCCGTTCGGTGCTCGATATCAAGGAGCAGGACGTCTACATGGGCGACATGCCGCTCATGACCGAGAACGGCACCTTCTTCATCAACGGCACCGAGCGCGTCATCGTGTCGCAGATGCACCGCTCGCCGGGCGTGCTGTTCGATCACGATCGCGGCAAGACGCACGCGTCGGGCAAGTATTTGTTCGCGGCGCGCGTGATCCCGTATCGCGGCTCGTGGCTCGATTTCGAGTTCGACGCCAAGGACATCGTCAACGTCCGTATCGACCGTAAGCGCAAGCTGCCGGTCACCGCGCTGCTGTACGCGCTGGGGATGAACGGCGAGGAGATCCTCAACCAGTTCTACAACCGCGTCACGTTCGTGCGTGGCCAGGGCGGCTGGCAGATCCCGTTCCAGGTCGAGAGCTGGCGCGGCGTGAAGCCGACCTTCGACATCGTCGATGCCAAGTCGGGCGAAGTGATCTTCGCCGCCGGCACCAAGATCACTCCGCGCGCGGCGAACAAGGCCGGCAAGGACGGTCTGGAGACGCTGTTGATCCCGACCGAGGAAATCTACGGTCGCTACAGCGCTTATGACCTGATCAACGCAGCCACCGGCGAGATCTACGTCGAGGCCGGTGACGAGATCGGGCCGGAGAACCTCGAAAAGCTCGACAAGGCGGGGATCGACCGCATCGAGCTGCTCGACATCGACCATGTCGCGACGGGTCCGTGGATCCGCAACACGCTCAAGGCCGACAAGGCCGAGGAGCGCGAGCAGGCGCTGTCGGACATCTATCGCGTGATGCGCCCCGGCGAGCCGCCGACGCTGGAGACGGCGGAGTCGCTGTTCGCCGGCCTGTTCTTCGATCCGGACCGCTACGACCTGTCGGCGGTGGGCCGCGTGAAGCTGAACATGCGCCTGGAGCTGGATGCGCCGGACACGCACACCACGCTGCGGACCGAGGACATTCTGGCGGTCGTCAAGACGCTGGTCGGCCTGAAGGACGGCAAGGGCGAAATCGACGACATCGACAATCTCGGCAACCGCCGCGTCCGTTCGGTGGGCGAGCTGCTGGAGAATCAGTATCGCGTCGGCCTGCTCCGCATGGAGCGCGCCGTGAAGGAGCGCATGTCGTCGGTCGACGTCTCGACGGTGATGCCGAACGACTTGATCAACGCCAAGCCCGCGGTCGCCGCGGTGCGCGAGTTCTTCGGTTCGTCGCAGCTGTCGCAGTTCATGGACCAGACCAACCCGCTCTCCGAAGTGACGCACAAGCGTCGCGTCTCGGCGCTCGGGCCGGGCGGTCTGACGCGTGAGCGTGCGGGTTTTGAGGTCCGCGACGTCCACCCGACCCACTATGGCCGCATCTGCCCGATCGAGACCCCGGAAGGCCCGAACATCGGTCTGATCAACTCGCTGTCGACCTTCGCGCGCGTCAACAAGTACGGCTTCATCGAGACGCCGTACCGCAAGATCGTGGACGGCAAGGTGACCAACGAGGTCGTCTATCTGTCGGCGATGGAAGAGCAGAAGCACACCGTCGCGCAGGCGTCGGCGGAGCTGAACGAGGACGGCTCGTTCGCCGAGGAGCTGGTCTCCGCACGGCAGGCGGGCGAGTTCCTGATGGCGCTGCCGGAGACGGTGACGCTGATGGACGTGTCGCCGAAGCAGCTCGTGTCGGTCGCGGCGTCGCTGATCCCGTTCCTGGAGAACGACGACGCGAACCGCGCATTGATGGGCTCGAACATGCAGCGTCAGGCCGTGCCGCTGGTGCGCGCCGAGGCGCCGTTCGTCGGCACCGGGATGGAGGAGACCGTGGCGCGCGATTCGGGCGCGGCGATCTCGGCCAAGCGTGCGGGCATCGTCGACCAGGTCGACGCGGCGCGTATCGTGGTCCGCGCAACCGGCGAGGTCGATGCCGGCAAGTCGGGCGTCGACATCTACACGTTGATGAAGTTCCAGCGTTCGAACCAGTCGACCTGCATCAACCAGCGTCCGCTGGTGAAGGTGGGCGACGTGGTGAATGCGGGCGACTGCATCGCCGATGGTCCGTCGACCGAGTTCGGCGAGCTGGCGCTGGGCCGCAACGCGCTCGTCGCGTTCATGCCCTGGAACGGCTACAACTACGAGGATTCGATCCTCATCAGCGAGCGGATCGTGAAGGACGACGTGTTCACGTCGATCCACATCGACGAGTTCGAGGTGATGGCCCGCGATACGAAGCTCGGGCCGGAGGACATCACCCGCGACATCCCGAACGTCGGCGAGGAAGCGCTGCGCAACCTCGACGAGGCGGGCATCGTGTACGTCGGCGCCGAGGTCGAGCCGGGCGACATCCTGGTCGGCAAGATCACGCCGAAGGGCGAAAGCCCGATGACGCCGGAAGAGAAGCTGCTCCGCGCGATCTTCGGTGAAAAGGCGTCGGACGTGCGCGACACGTCGCTGCGTCTGCCGCCGGGCGTGGCCGGGACGATCGTCGACGTCCGCGTCTTCAATCGCCACGGCATCGACAAGGACGAGCGCGCGATGGCGATCGAGCGCGAGGAGATCGAGCGCCTGAAGAAGGACTCGGACGACGAGCGCACGATCCTCAACCGCGCGACCTGGTCGCGTCTGCGTGAGATGCTGCTGGGTCAGGTCGCGACCGCCGCGCCGAAGGGCGTCAAGAAGGGCGTGACCATCGACATGGACGTGCTGGACAGCGTCGAACGCCACGAATGGTGGAAGTTCGCGGTGGCCGACGATGCGGTCCAGTCGAACCTCGAGGCCGTGAAGGGCCAGTATGACGAGGCGGCCAAGCGCATCCGAGACAAGTTCGAGGATCGCCGCGAGAAGCTGGAGCGCGGTGACGAGCTGCCGCCGGGCGTGCTGAAGATGGTCAAGGTGTTCGTCGCGGTGAAGCGCAAGCTGCAGCCGGGCGACAAGATGGCCGGCCGTCACGGCAACAAGGGCGTCATCAGCCGCATCCTGCCGGCGGAGGACATGCCGTTCCTCGCCGACGGGACGCCGGTCGACCTCGTGCTCAACCCGCTGGGCGTGCCGAGCCGCATGAACGTCGGGCAGATCTTCGAGACGCACCTCGGCTGGGCGGCGCGTGGGCTTGGTCAGCAGATCAAGCACGCGCTGGAAGACTGGCGCGACGCCAACCCCGACGCCAAGGCGGGCGAGATGCCCGACGTGGTCAAGGATCGGCTCCGCACCGTCTATGGCGAGCATTATCTCGACGACATCGACTCGCGCGACGCGGGCGAGATCATCGAGCTGGCGCAGAACCTGACGCCCGGCGTTCCGATGGGCACCCCGGTGTTCGACGGCGCGGTCGAGAAGGACGTGTCGGACATGCTCGAGCTGGCCGGGCTCGACACCTCGGGTCAGTCGGACCTGTTCGACGGGCGCACCGGCGACAAGTTCGACCGCAAGGTGACAGTGGGCATCATCTACATGCTCAAGCTGCACCACCTTGTGGACGACAAGATCCACGCCCGGTCGATCGGGCCGTACTCGCTCGTCACGCAGCAGCCGCTGGGTGGTAAGGCGCAGTTCGGTGGCCAGCGCTTCGGCGAAATGGAAGTCTGGGCGCTCCAGGCGTATGGCGCGGCGTACACGCTCCAGGAAATGCTGACGGTGAAGTCGGACGACGTGGTCGGCCGCACCAAGGTCTACGAGGCGATCGTCAAGGGCGACGACACGTTCGAGGCCGGCATCCCGGAGAGCTTTAACGTGCTCGTCAAGGAAATGCGCTCGCTGGGTCTCAACGTCGATCTCAAGTCGATGGAAGAGGCGCAGGACGACGGCATGGCCGAGGCCGCGGAGTAA
- the rpoC gene encoding DNA-directed RNA polymerase subunit beta', translated as MNELTNFANPLAKAETFDQIQIGIASPDKIRSWSFGEIKKPETINYRTFKPERDGLFCARIFGPIKDYECLCGKYKRMKYKGIVCEKCGVEVTVSKVRRERMGHIELAAPVAHIWFLKSLPSRIGLLLDMQLKQLERVLYFEAYIVIEPGLTPLEKFQLLTEDELLEAQDEYGEDAFSAGIGAEAVRIMLESLDLEGEKVALLEELATTKSELKPKKIIKRLKVVESFLESGNRPEWMILEVVPVIPPELRPLVPLDGGRFATSDLNDLYRRVINRNNRLKRLMELRAPDIIVRNEKRMLQEAVDALFDNGRRGRTITGANKRPLKSLSDMLKGKQGRFRQNLLGKRVDYSGRSVIVTGPELKLHQCGLPKKMALELFKPFIYARLDAKGLSMTLKQAKKWVEKERKEVWDILDEVIREHPVLLNRAPTLHRLGIQAFEPVLIEGKAIQLHPLVCSAFNADFDGDQMAVHVPLSLEAQLEARVLMMSTNNILSPANGKPIIVPSQDMVLGLYYLSLEKQKEPGEGMMLGDMAEVHQALFAGAVTLHTKIVSRVPQTDEQGNQYLKRYETTPGRMLLGECLPKSHKVPFDVVNRVLTKKDVGEVIDEVYRHTGQKETVLFADAIMSLGFRHAFRAGISFGKDDMLIAPDKDKLVDETRDLVKDFEQQYQDGLITQQEKYNKVIDAWSRCGDQVANSMMNEIKAVRHYEDGPLVGRERDINSIYMMAHSGARGSPAQIKQLAGMRGLMAKPSGEIIETPIISNFKEGLTVLEYFNSTHGARKGLADTALKTANSGYLTRRLVDVSQDCTIVELDCGTERALEMKAIVQGGSTIASLGERILGRTTAEDVVDAKTGKVVIPVGTLLDEPMVAQIEALGVPAMKIRSPLVCESKVGVCGKCYGRDLARGTPVNIGEAVGVIAAQSIGEPGTQLTMRTFHIGGAAQLNEQSNLESPVDGTVEFRDLRLIEDQRGRRVVLSRSGEIAIVDMDGRELAVHKIPYGAYVMFDDGHIISKGDRMAEWDPFTMPVITETGGTVKFQDLIEGKTLTEQVDEATGIAQRVVIEYRATTKSKEDLRPRMTLLDEGSGEAARYLLAPGAVLSVEDNGTVHAGDVLARVARESAKTRDITGGLPRVAELFEARIPKEAAIIAKVSGRVVFGKDYKAKRKIGIQPEDGGDVVEYLVPKSKVIDVQEGDYVKRGDNLIGGSPNPHDILETMGIEPLAEYLVSEIQEVYRLQGVKINDKHIETIVRQMLQKVEIIESGETTLLVGEQVDREEMDAINEKLEDGQARAAGKPVLLGITKASLQTRSFISAASFQETTRVLTEAAVQGKQDTLMGLKENVIVGRLIPAGTGAGMNRLRVAASSRDAALRVQQRKLQDAMVAAGSAGTAAQTRAAEVKRSAREDVGTGSDPLAEVVPSGTGTDADAGEYLNKE; from the coding sequence ATGAACGAACTGACCAATTTCGCCAATCCGCTCGCGAAGGCGGAGACCTTCGACCAGATCCAGATCGGGATCGCGTCGCCGGACAAGATCCGCTCGTGGTCGTTCGGTGAGATCAAGAAGCCCGAGACGATCAACTATCGTACGTTCAAGCCCGAGCGTGACGGCCTGTTCTGCGCGCGCATCTTCGGTCCGATCAAGGATTACGAGTGCCTGTGCGGCAAGTACAAGCGCATGAAGTACAAGGGCATCGTCTGCGAGAAGTGCGGTGTCGAAGTCACGGTGTCGAAGGTCCGCCGCGAGCGGATGGGCCATATCGAGCTGGCCGCGCCGGTCGCGCACATCTGGTTCCTGAAGTCGCTGCCGAGCCGCATCGGCCTCCTGCTCGACATGCAGCTGAAGCAGCTCGAGCGCGTGCTATACTTCGAGGCGTATATCGTCATCGAGCCGGGCCTGACCCCGCTGGAGAAGTTCCAGCTGCTCACCGAGGATGAGCTGCTCGAGGCGCAGGACGAATATGGCGAGGACGCCTTCTCCGCCGGGATCGGCGCGGAAGCGGTCCGCATCATGCTCGAAAGCCTCGATCTCGAGGGCGAGAAGGTCGCGCTGCTCGAAGAGCTGGCGACGACCAAGTCGGAGCTGAAGCCCAAGAAGATCATCAAGCGCCTCAAGGTCGTCGAGAGCTTCCTCGAATCCGGCAACCGCCCGGAATGGATGATCCTCGAGGTCGTGCCGGTCATCCCGCCCGAGCTGCGCCCACTGGTGCCGCTGGACGGCGGCCGCTTCGCGACGTCGGACCTGAACGACCTGTATCGCCGCGTCATCAACCGCAACAACCGGTTGAAGCGCCTCATGGAACTGCGCGCGCCGGACATCATCGTCCGCAACGAGAAGCGCATGTTGCAGGAAGCGGTCGACGCGCTGTTCGATAACGGCCGTCGCGGTCGCACGATCACCGGCGCCAACAAGCGTCCGCTTAAGTCGCTGTCCGACATGCTCAAGGGCAAGCAGGGCCGCTTCCGCCAGAACCTTCTCGGCAAGCGCGTCGACTATTCGGGTCGTTCGGTCATCGTGACCGGCCCGGAGCTGAAGCTGCACCAATGCGGCCTGCCCAAGAAGATGGCGCTCGAGCTGTTCAAGCCGTTCATCTACGCGCGCCTCGACGCCAAGGGCCTCAGCATGACGCTGAAGCAGGCGAAGAAGTGGGTCGAGAAGGAGCGCAAGGAAGTCTGGGACATCCTGGACGAGGTGATCCGCGAGCATCCCGTGCTGCTGAACCGCGCGCCGACGCTCCACCGCCTCGGCATCCAGGCGTTCGAGCCGGTGTTGATCGAGGGCAAGGCGATCCAGCTGCATCCGCTGGTCTGCTCCGCGTTCAACGCCGACTTCGACGGCGACCAGATGGCCGTGCACGTTCCGCTGTCGCTCGAAGCGCAGCTGGAAGCGCGCGTCCTGATGATGTCGACCAACAACATCCTGTCGCCTGCGAACGGCAAGCCGATCATCGTGCCGTCGCAGGACATGGTGCTTGGTCTGTATTACCTGTCGCTTGAGAAGCAGAAGGAGCCGGGCGAAGGCATGATGCTCGGCGACATGGCCGAGGTGCATCAGGCGCTGTTCGCCGGCGCGGTGACGCTCCACACCAAGATCGTCAGCCGCGTTCCGCAGACCGACGAGCAGGGCAACCAGTATCTCAAGCGCTATGAGACCACGCCGGGTCGCATGTTGCTGGGCGAGTGCCTGCCCAAGAGCCACAAGGTGCCGTTCGACGTCGTCAACCGCGTCTTGACCAAGAAGGACGTCGGCGAAGTCATCGACGAGGTCTATCGTCACACCGGCCAGAAGGAGACCGTGCTGTTCGCCGACGCGATCATGTCGCTGGGCTTCCGTCACGCGTTCCGCGCCGGCATCTCGTTCGGCAAGGACGACATGCTGATCGCGCCGGACAAGGACAAGCTGGTCGACGAGACCCGCGACCTCGTGAAGGACTTCGAACAGCAATATCAGGACGGCCTGATCACGCAGCAGGAGAAGTACAACAAGGTCATCGACGCCTGGAGCCGTTGCGGCGACCAGGTCGCGAACTCGATGATGAACGAGATCAAGGCGGTGCGCCATTACGAGGACGGCCCGCTGGTCGGCCGCGAGCGCGACATCAACTCGATCTACATGATGGCCCACTCGGGTGCGCGTGGTAGCCCCGCGCAGATCAAGCAGCTCGCCGGTATGCGCGGCCTGATGGCGAAGCCGTCGGGCGAGATCATCGAGACGCCGATCATCTCGAACTTCAAGGAAGGTCTGACCGTCCTCGAATACTTCAACTCCACCCACGGCGCGCGTAAGGGCCTTGCGGATACGGCGTTGAAGACCGCGAACTCGGGCTATCTCACCCGCCGCCTCGTCGACGTGTCGCAGGACTGCACGATCGTCGAGCTGGATTGCGGCACCGAGCGCGCGCTGGAGATGAAGGCGATCGTGCAGGGCGGTTCGACGATCGCCTCGCTGGGCGAGCGTATCCTGGGTCGTACGACGGCCGAGGACGTCGTGGATGCCAAGACCGGCAAGGTCGTCATACCCGTAGGCACCCTGCTCGACGAGCCGATGGTCGCGCAGATCGAGGCGCTGGGTGTCCCGGCGATGAAGATCCGCTCGCCTTTGGTCTGCGAGAGCAAGGTCGGCGTGTGCGGCAAGTGCTACGGGCGTGACCTCGCCCGCGGTACGCCGGTCAACATCGGCGAGGCGGTCGGCGTGATCGCGGCGCAGTCGATCGGCGAGCCGGGCACGCAGCTGACGATGCGGACCTTCCACATCGGCGGCGCGGCGCAGCTCAACGAGCAGTCGAACCTCGAATCGCCGGTCGATGGCACGGTCGAGTTCCGCGACCTGCGCCTGATCGAGGATCAGCGCGGCCGTCGCGTGGTGCTCAGCCGTTCGGGCGAGATCGCGATCGTCGACATGGACGGCCGCGAGCTGGCGGTGCACAAGATCCCGTACGGCGCGTACGTCATGTTCGATGATGGCCACATCATCAGCAAGGGCGACCGGATGGCGGAATGGGATCCGTTCACCATGCCGGTGATCACGGAAACCGGCGGCACCGTGAAGTTCCAGGATCTGATCGAGGGCAAGACGCTCACCGAGCAGGTGGACGAAGCGACCGGTATCGCGCAGCGCGTGGTGATCGAATATCGTGCGACCACCAAGTCGAAGGAGGATCTGCGTCCGCGCATGACCCTGCTCGACGAGGGTTCGGGCGAGGCCGCTCGCTACCTGCTGGCGCCGGGCGCGGTGCTGTCGGTCGAGGACAACGGCACCGTCCATGCCGGCGACGTGCTGGCGCGTGTCGCGCGCGAAAGCGCCAAGACCCGCGACATCACCGGCGGTCTGCCGCGCGTCGCCGAATTGTTCGAGGCGCGCATCCCCAAGGAAGCGGCGATCATCGCCAAGGTTTCCGGTCGGGTGGTGTTCGGCAAGGACTATAAGGCGAAGCGCAAGATCGGCATCCAGCCCGAGGACGGCGGCGACGTCGTCGAGTATCTGGTGCCGAAGTCGAAGGTGATCGACGTTCAGGAAGGCGACTACGTCAAGCGTGGCGACAACCTGATCGGCGGTTCGCCGAACCCGCATGACATTCTGGAGACGATGGGGATCGAGCCGCTGGCCGAATATCTCGTCAGCGAAATCCAGGAAGTCTATCGACTGCAGGGCGTGAAGATCAACGACAAGCACATCGAGACGATCGTTCGTCAGATGCTGCAGAAGGTCGAGATCATCGAGTCCGGCGAGACCACCTTGCTGGTGGGCGAGCAGGTCGATCGCGAGGAGATGGACGCAATCAACGAGAAGCTGGAGGACGGTCAGGCGCGCGCAGCGGGCAAGCCGGTCCTGCTCGGCATCACCAAGGCGTCGCTGCAGACCCGCAGCTTCATCTCGGCGGCGTCGTTCCAGGAAACCACGCGCGTCCTCACCGAGGCGGCGGTCCAGGGCAAGCAGGACACGCTGATGGGCCTCAAGGAGAATGTGATCGTCGGTCGCCTGATCCCGGCGGGCACCGGTGCGGGCATGAACCGCCTGCGCGTGGCGGCATCGTCGCGCGACGCGGCACTGCGCGTCCAGCAGCGCAAGTTGCAGGACGCGATGGTCGCGGCCGGCTCGGCCGGCACCGCGGCGCAGACCCGCGCGGCCGAAGTGAAGCGCAGCGCGCGCGAGGACGTCGGCACCGGCAGCGATCCGCTCGCCGAGGTCGTCCCCTCGGGCACCGGCACCGACGCCGATGCGGGCGAGTATCTGAACAAGGAGTGA
- a CDS encoding ribonuclease T2 has product MTTKRVAMLGALAAIAMPGVASAQALSCAIPADLPRPRPDLPSASQPARRLPIGGYTLAISWSPEYCRTSGDRPNAGFQCGGSNRFGFVLHGLWPDGVGKDWPQYCRATPILSRQVIRRHVCATPSPQLMQHEWAKHGTCMAGYTPDRYFTKSNAMFHALRFPDMARLAQTPLTAGRLAEAIAAANPGLRADMMRVTGTKSGALDEVWLCTDKRFRYARCPAHQGGLNPAARITITPPR; this is encoded by the coding sequence ATGACGACGAAGCGAGTGGCGATGCTGGGCGCGCTGGCCGCGATCGCGATGCCGGGCGTGGCGAGTGCGCAGGCGCTGTCGTGCGCGATCCCGGCCGATCTGCCGCGTCCGCGCCCCGATCTTCCCTCGGCGAGCCAGCCGGCGCGGCGGCTGCCGATCGGTGGCTATACGCTCGCGATCAGCTGGAGCCCCGAATATTGCCGGACCAGCGGCGACCGGCCGAATGCGGGCTTCCAGTGCGGAGGCAGCAATCGCTTCGGCTTCGTGCTCCACGGGCTGTGGCCGGATGGCGTCGGCAAGGACTGGCCGCAATATTGTCGCGCGACGCCGATCCTGTCGCGACAGGTGATCCGCCGCCACGTCTGTGCGACGCCCTCGCCGCAGTTGATGCAGCACGAATGGGCCAAGCACGGCACGTGCATGGCCGGGTATACGCCCGACCGCTATTTCACCAAGTCGAACGCGATGTTCCACGCGCTGCGCTTCCCCGACATGGCGCGGCTGGCGCAGACGCCGCTGACCGCCGGGCGGCTGGCGGAGGCGATCGCTGCCGCCAATCCGGGGCTGCGCGCCGACATGATGCGCGTGACCGGTACGAAAAGCGGGGCGCTCGACGAGGTGTGGCTGTGCACCGACAAGCGCTTCCGCTACGCGCGCTGCCCTGCGCATCAGGGCGGGCTGAACCCGGCGGCGCGGATCACGATTACGCCGCCGCGGTGA
- a CDS encoding SH3 domain-containing protein: protein MNRDHLTIVAAMAAASLLAPMPAAAEIDAKEPPYVGSIAASRARMRTGPGRNFPASWIYVRADLPVRVLEAFKEWRRVEDPDGTQGWMLNALLSYRRTAIVRGTEPAELRDRPGGPTIVWRVQPGVVGRVSRCSNGWCRFDVKGQAGFIQTDRVWGVAPTEELP, encoded by the coding sequence GTGAACAGGGATCATCTCACGATCGTGGCAGCGATGGCGGCAGCGTCGCTGCTCGCGCCCATGCCTGCTGCGGCGGAAATCGATGCGAAGGAGCCGCCTTATGTCGGCTCGATCGCGGCATCGCGCGCGCGGATGCGCACCGGGCCGGGGCGCAACTTTCCGGCGAGCTGGATCTATGTCCGCGCCGACCTGCCGGTGCGCGTGCTGGAGGCGTTCAAGGAATGGCGCCGCGTCGAGGATCCCGACGGCACGCAAGGATGGATGCTCAACGCCTTGCTCAGCTATCGGCGCACCGCGATAGTGCGCGGAACCGAGCCGGCCGAATTGCGCGACCGCCCCGGCGGGCCGACGATCGTATGGCGGGTCCAGCCCGGCGTGGTCGGGCGCGTCTCGCGCTGCAGCAACGGCTGGTGCAGGTTCGACGTGAAGGGGCAGGCGGGGTTTATCCAGACCGACCGCGTCTGGGGCGTCGCGCCGACCGAGGAATTGCCATGA
- a CDS encoding 2-hydroxyacid dehydrogenase, which produces MADTRRCAHPKVIVTRALPDVVMRRLDELFDVTGNADDKPFTRDALAAAMADCDVLVPAVTDTIDAALIAAAGPRLRLIANFGAGVNHIDLKAARARGIIVTNTPGVLTEDTADMTMALIVSVPRRLAEGEKLVRAGEWKGWSPGGMLGYRIGGKALGIVGMGRIGQAVARRARAFGLSIHYHNRHRLPKVVEAELNAVWHPNLDELLGAIDILTLHTPLNADSRELIDARRIALLRPHVFVINASRGGIVDEDALVDALENGRLAGAGLDVWRHEPEIDPRLLALSNVVMTPHMGSATWEGRVASGEKVIANIRMWADGHRPPDQVLEGWA; this is translated from the coding sequence ATGGCCGATACGCGACGCTGCGCCCATCCCAAGGTGATCGTGACGCGGGCGCTGCCCGACGTCGTGATGCGGCGGCTCGACGAATTGTTCGACGTGACCGGCAATGCCGACGACAAGCCGTTCACGCGCGACGCGCTCGCCGCCGCCATGGCCGATTGCGACGTGCTGGTGCCCGCCGTGACCGACACGATCGACGCCGCGCTGATCGCGGCTGCCGGCCCGCGCCTGCGACTGATCGCGAACTTCGGCGCTGGCGTGAACCATATCGACCTGAAGGCGGCGCGCGCGCGCGGGATCATCGTCACCAACACGCCCGGCGTGCTGACCGAGGACACCGCCGACATGACGATGGCGTTGATCGTCTCGGTGCCGCGGCGGCTGGCGGAGGGCGAGAAGCTGGTCCGCGCCGGCGAGTGGAAGGGGTGGAGCCCCGGCGGGATGCTCGGCTACCGGATCGGCGGCAAGGCGCTGGGGATCGTCGGCATGGGCCGCATCGGTCAGGCGGTGGCGCGGCGTGCGCGCGCCTTCGGGCTGTCGATTCATTACCATAACCGCCATCGCCTGCCGAAGGTCGTCGAGGCGGAGCTGAACGCGGTGTGGCACCCCAACCTCGACGAACTGCTCGGCGCGATCGACATCCTGACGCTCCACACGCCGCTCAACGCCGACAGCCGCGAGCTGATCGACGCGCGCCGCATCGCGCTGCTGCGCCCACATGTCTTCGTCATCAACGCCAGCCGCGGCGGGATAGTGGACGAGGACGCGCTGGTCGACGCGCTGGAGAACGGGCGGCTGGCGGGCGCGGGGCTCGACGTCTGGCGGCACGAGCCCGAAATCGACCCGCGGCTGCTCGCGCTATCGAACGTCGTGATGACCCCGCATATGGGCTCCGCGACCTGGGAGGGGCGCGTCGCGTCGGGCGAGAAGGTGATCGCCAACATCCGCATGTGGGCTGACGGCCACCGCCCGCCGGATCAGGTGCTCGAGGGTTGGGCGTAG